The DNA sequence ttaaatatatatTCTTAAATGTTTGGGTCGCACAGGCTACGAACCTTCGTGGTCTTCTATTATAATTATAAAGAAGTGCAAGATTTGCTGTCAAACGATACTTGAAACgaaggaagtaacagatttatcGAGATATTGTGGTGCCACGATGTGGTATGTATAACAGaggttaaatttttcaattcgatTTGGAGATGGTTGCAACATTGTCTAAGAActttatttctttgaaaaacattacaaTATTTCAGAAATTCCAGCAATGAACTGCAGAGAATTAATTTTCGGATGAATTCTTGTATGGCCAGTATAAAATGTACTTGATTTCTGGCAGTTCATTGCTGGAATCCCAAGAATGTTCGCACAAATTGCAAGGATGTcatagaaattaaaaattgtggaCGAGGGGTAGGATAGGAAAAAAAGGCGAAGGGAAGTGCTATACAcattgtgcgaatagccaaagtaattataaagtgactattcgtACTATGTGGGAATGATCTGCAAATCATCTGCTCTTCCTAAAATAACTTTCAGgattaaattataataaaaactaAACGACACCGTCCCGAATCTATCGACCGGTAAACTGAACGTATAAGCCCTGTTAACACGTCCGAGTCCAGAATGCTGTGCGGTTTATACAAGTTTTTTCTAATTGAAATTAGATTTAAGCTGAAGAAATGTTAGAAGGTCGTATTAATGGCGAAATTGGTTATAATaagtttaatgaaaaattctgttacaattttaattgtcaaCGAATAAGTGCTGTGTAATTCTTGATCggatatttatttaaaaattgaaccgaaacgaatttatattttatggcaatgaaacggttttttttcctctctttacacaccaaaaaatgaaatatgttgGCAATACACGTTGTTCGTTTGACTTTATTTAtatgataaaaacaaattaaaaattccacCTTGTAATACCAAATTAAATTGGAGAAAATGtcagttgaaatttaattacaacaaaatcgccaattaatttattacgATGAAGAGCAAAAAGTGTAATGATTGGTCGTTCATTTACGCTCGGTCACATTAAATTGACTTCGCACATTTGCGGTACAATCttgattatttgaaaattcgatCGCAATTCATTTGATGAATCTCTACAACTGATAATCGTCACAATTTACACTAGTTTCATAGTTAGAATAAGAGTAAAGAGTAAAGTGGACAAGGTGTAATACAAGTGATAAatgaatctgctacttcttatGTTTTAAGTACGTTCAACAGATTCAAACAATAGTTGTTTGTCAACCGAGCGGAGATAATtggaaatttcaacaaaagcaTTACACAAGCAGTGCAAAGCAAGGGTCGGTAAACACAACGGGggtattcatttcattttatttacactCGATATACGAACGTGTGTCAAGGATATCGagtatatttgaatatattgcGTCTAAATCGCATATCATTGACAACCCACTGCCAGTGTATGGagcatgatctcaggactccggtAAAGTTattgacgccgtaagtgtgcctaaaatttgaattttaagtgaacgattcgatgaaaaagtgaaccgaaaattaaatttcaacgcttcataggtttcttccatcgtacggtaaaaacgaattttgacaggccgaaaacaaccgaccgtcatccacagaaacAAACATAATtacaacttaaacaaatttgttcgttaaaacatcaaagtgaggttgtgttggcttctctgtggatgacgattgacattttgaacggccttggaagaaacctattgtatgaaaatgacgctacgttagaaggacctccgcactttccattttgaatttcgaccgcacttacggcgtgaattagtttttcaatcggaccaatatctcctgagcgataagactttgaaaaaagtttcttttctGCATATTGATCACATCGCGATTTCAAAGTGTTATCGCTCGGCAGATAAATaattggtccgattgaaatagttattttcatcataaggagagaaaccacgaaattacagtattCGTTTGCCGAGAGAATTATTTTGCATAAGTACGTATGTTTCGTCGAGACGAAGTCGAAACGCAACATACATacgtatgcaaaaaaaattttcgtgGGATACGAACACACATTGTGATTGAGTGTGTTCTCTCCATATGATGAACACATTTTTATACGCTTTATGATACGaaacacagaaaaaacaaaaagagcaaAAGAAAGTGAGAGAGTTAGCTCCGCCGTCGTATACATCAATTCAAAACAGGTCGCATTCGAGTAAAACATCATCtatatccctagacctgtttacaaggtctgctcagagagaactaaaaaactaTGGTTTCCAATAACTTTCGGCGCgtgatttcgtctgttttcgtaTCATGAAGCGTGTAAAAGTAATTACTTTaccggagtcctgagatcacaCACTGGCATTTTGTAAATCCGAAgagatgaaatttaattatttttcagatgACAGGTCAAACCTCTATATATACAGGAAATATACTGGATATACTTGGTTATACTCACTATATGTAtgtataagaaaaataaagtgAATAGTCCTAACATTTTTCGTATGTCAGACGTGTGATTTACCGTTTTTTTTCCACCGAAACAAAAAAGAACCTCAATCAACCATAACatttctgaaaataataacaaagtcacagttcaggtgagaaaaCTTCTATTTACTCCCCATGGGAGAGAAAGtgctgcacttttcttactAGAAATGTCAGTCAACAAAACGCACTTTTCTCATGACAtattgaggggagaaaataaggaaaatcaaaACAGGCATATGAGAACagtcggcaagcctcgacttcttcgttacaagtgtgtactctattttatcacataagcgaaaacgagacaacaacatagacctgaggtgtaatttttgaattattgttctaggtaagtaattttgacatccgaacaccgcgcgtatgtgataaaatctattacttcattggaTTTAAGTGCATACATATTTAAACTTGTTACTATGTAAGATCACAACATCCAAAGTTTATTGCTAATCGTAGCAATCGCTAACAGATGATGTGTAATAAAATATCTAGGGGATTCTGTGAAAATCTGTAGTTATCCGTCGTAGCTGCAGGACATTAAACCAACCCTGATGCTTGAAGCAGATGATTGACAATAATATAATAACCTATTTTACTAATGCGagaataaacatttcgaacaaattgcattttaattaaatatatgGAGTGAAAAACTTTAAAGTTTTGTCAATCAATTCGTCACGCAATTTAAGTTGCATTTGAAATTAGATTCGCTTCGCTTCTATTATTGTAATGAGTGTGCATCTGAACATTATATTATTATACGTAATAAAGTGGAagaaatagaaatgaaaataaactcaGGACAGTTTACGTGAGCAGGGGGAAAATTATTCACTACTTATAACAGCATAACAGTATACATAAAAATGGATCATGCCAATTTCGCAGTTGTCAGAATAAATCTAGTACAATTCGTAAAATATTCCAATGTCATGAATGTCATTATACAAGAAAAGCGCGTGTGTGTCAGAACGGTCAGAACggtattaataaaaataagagTAAAAATGCTCAGTTTAGCTGCAATTGAATATCACAGAAACAAAGTATTTATGAAAGACACACGAAGATATTTAAGAGACACATTAGACCCTTTCGATATGCCGGATGAAAGGTAACAGTTAAGAGTCATTTCATTTGAACTATCCCACTGAAGGCTTTGACACAGAAAACATCGCAAATATTCTTCGTATTTTCTCCGTTTTCAGATTCAGAGAAATGTACAGACTGCCGCGATGCTTAGCATTAGAGTTTTTGGATATTATAAAAGCAAATTCGAAGGGTAATCCATGTCCGGATATTCCCATGTCGGTCCAGTTTTGTTCGGTACTAAATTTTTACGCCAGTGGAAGCTACCAGCGGCGGGTTGCTTCGGATGCGTTTGCAATGATGTCTCAATCCAATGTGTCGAAGTGCATTCGAGGCTACAGCTACGTTATAACAACGAAACTTATGGACCAGTTTGTGCAATTTCCGGATAACATTGAGGGAGTTAAACGTCTTCATGACGAACTACAACAGCATGCAGATTATCCCGGTGCCTTTGCTTTTGTAGATGGTTCGTTGATTGCTCTCTCAGCAATGTCGCATCTCATCGAACACGCCCATGTCAGCCGAAAATCATATCACGCAATTAACACACAATTCGTGTGTGATATCCGAATGCGGTTTTTAAGTGTCAACGCTCGGTATCCCGGCTCTACACATGACTCTTTAATATGGAGAGCATCTCTTGTAAATTCTACAGTGCGGACAATGTGTAATGCATCGGGATCGGATTGGCGTTATTTCATGCTTGCGGATAATGGCTATCCCTTGCAACCGTGGTTATTAAAGCCGTATGAGACACCAAACACAACAGCTGCAAAACACTACAACAAACGACATCGACAGCTTCGATCGTTGGTTGAGCGAGCTATAGGCCTACTCAAGGCAAGATTCCGATGCTTGCTGTCGGAACGGAAGTTACGGTACGACACATTGATGAGCGGCTACATAATTTATTCTTGCACCGTCCtccacaattttttaattgcaaGAAATTACTCGGTAAACGATATTGAGCCCATATTCGAGGACATGGTCCCTGACTTTGAAGAAAACTTTGATGGTCCCGACATCTCGTACGATGAACTTCGACGTGGGATTGAAGTACGCAATAATGTGGCACGATACTTCACAAACAATCAGCAACATTGAACAAGATTGGAGATctcttcaacaaaattttgatttttttttaaacgacaaCTTTTGGCAACATCTTAAGTTGAATAAGATTGGAGATCCTTTCAGCAaaattttgccatttttttttaaacgacaaCCTTTGGCAACTTCTCAAGTTGAATAAGATTGGAGATtgcttcaataaaattttgcatttttttttcaacgacAAGTTGGCAACTAGTTGAATAAGATTGGCGATTGCTTGAATAAAGTTTTGTCGTTGAACGAATTTGAGTAGCCACGAAAACAGTAATTTGAAATACAGAACTTTAAAAACATCAATCTCAGCTTTTCTACATTTATTTGGGCAAAACGTTTCAGAGTTGTGTGGTGTTTTAGTTCAGTTGCAGTTCAGGTCATTGCCTGTATTCcctattttcaatcatttttgtacgaaaaatgaAGTCATTTTCCAGGGAGGCTCATATCACATGATTGAAAATAGGGCAAAAACCGAGAAGTTAAATTAGTCATTTTTCCAGATCCCCTGCAACTGTCTTGTcacaatatttattcaaatcttTTCTGTCTGGATTAGTCCTAGTTATGAGTTGGATGAAAACCGAATAGTTACAGAAAATAATCAGAAAGATTGTGATTTCCTCTTATAGTTATACTTTGAcgtaaaacttaaaatttataagtaaattcaaattacagtTTTCAAGTTGCCAACTAGTAACTGTAATTGGAAATCGCAATCTCACTATTCgtctaaatatttattaaacgACAATTCACTGAACAGTTGAGGATAAAGCTGTTTCAGGCCTAGGTACATTTTGCCTTTACTACGAGTCGTATGTATTACAAACACGCTAGTACGGGGTAAAAATCTTCTCACCTTAACTTCAAACTAAACTgcgataaaattgtttattaaattaaagatTAAAATAACAAGTTGAACAAGATTGGAGATctcttaaacaaatttcactGACCAAAGTTCTGTACAATTCAAtcaaatatgtgaaaaaaaatagtataccTGGAGATCccttcaacaaaattttgcctatctttcgatttaaaatCAAAGCCATGCTTTtaccaaaattaaaaatagcgaaatgaaaatgtatagGCCAATTAGCGTTTGTTTACAAACTCTCGCGCAACATCCACTAAAGCTGACAAGGTTGAAGTGAACATCCCAACCATCTCCATATGGTTTCTGTCATTGAGGTGAAGCATTTCTGCGTGATTTCTGTTCGAGTCGTCAATAAATCGCTCCTGTGCGCTAATTGAATATTGCACCATTTCGTGGCTCGTATGTCTCTGTATGCATGAAAGAAAACGCATTTGAGATTTCAAAAGATAAATGTAAACTTGTCtacttccaacaaaaaattctgaatattGTCGAACATAATGACATTGggaaatcgagaaaattgtaCCAATTAAATTGCATTTGAAAATCCTAAATGTTTCACCGTTGGGTATTTGCATCTCAGAATCATACAGGCAATTCAGTTAAATAAGAATTTACTTTAAGCTTATTGTATCCAGAAGTTAAATAACTCATCAAATAGGAATGTACCAAGTGAAATAACTAAATCTGCTCTGCTCACAGAATctcaatataaattttaacttACGTTCCTCAAGTCTGAACGGTCTCTCGGTTTTTTCGCCACAGTTCGGTTTTCGCGAATAGATCGACGACTGTTGGAACGTGGACTACCCGTTTCACTGTCATTGTCGCcatcattgaaaaattggtttataCCAGTGATGGATTCGACGGGTGACGGCGAACGCACTCTTCGGCGTACACGCGGAGGTTCGAATGAAGAATCTTGTCGATGTGAAGGTCCGCCTCTTTCAAAAGAAGAAGTATCGGTTTCCGGCCGCGAAATGAAATCTCTTTCTGGACGAGACGAGGATGTTTCCAAACGTGAATTACCGAAACTTACCGAACGTAAAGTGTTGACACTTTTCGGACGAGAAGAATCGGTTTCCGGCCGTGAAAAGAGGTCTCTTTCCGCACGGGAAGAGGCTCTTTCCAGACGTGAATTACCGAAACTTTCCGAACGTAAAGTGTTAACACTATTCGGACGGGAAGAATCGGGTTCCGGCCGTGAAATTTGGTCTCTTTCCGCACGGGAAGAGGCTCTTCCCAGACGTTGAATTCCAGTATTTTCCGGACGTGACATATTGACACTTATCGGACGTGAAGAGACGATTGTGCTGTTTTCTCCGTAATTAGGAATGTCAATTGATTTCATGTGATTTGATGAAGATGGTCGACAGAAGTTTCGTTCCGACGTCTCTTGACACTCCGATTCATTCGTCTCGCTTCGAATTTCTTCGAGTATTTCTCGTAACACTTCTTGTTCGAATTCTATCGGATCCATATTCGTATTTTCTTGTGCCTGTGGTGTTTCCGTGTGACAGACCCGTGGTGCTGGCACATCTTGCTCAACTTCCATTTGTTGGATATTCGTATGGCCTCGTGCTGGTTGTGTTTCCGTGCGACGAGCCTGAGGTACAGTCTGcagtgaaatataaaattatttgtgaattCGATCTtggaagtaaaaaaaacacagaaaattgactgcataaatgatggaattcaCTTATGCATATAAAGCTGATCGACTAAACATTCACTTATATTCAAGATATGGAAAATATCAAACTTAGACACTTTGAAAAACGGAATTGATTTTGACTAATAACGATGAAACGGAAACCTTTGCATACCTCTGCATAACGAAATCCTGACTCGCCTAGACTCTGATGCCCGTCCATGTTGTCCATACCGAATATCGAGACGATTTTTTCCTCGAGTCTCGTTAAATGTTTTTGGGGCACGTACTCAGGAACATTATGGTTATCGGCAAGTTTTGACTTTGCACCGGCTTTGATATTATTGAATGTCTGAGAATATGGAAACGCGCAATAAAATCTTGTGGAATGTTACTGTGATCATATTTTATGAAGATAATTTTAGAACGACAAACAAGAGTAGGTCCAGTCAGAAgatctaattttttttgcctttcgaagtacaatcaaatttttattcttgtACCCACTTGTATTCACGGAAACtcgtttttcttaaattttttatttacattagcGTTAACCTCGTTTCCGGGGAACTTAACAAGTAACCAGTACATAATTTACTACTATGGACTACTACGGAAGGTAAAAGAACTTTGACGTTTGTCTATAAGGAATATTGTTGCATCCAAATACGATAGCGGAGCGGGTGTTGGCTAAATACTTGAAAATTAgcaaattaacagaaaaaagtTCAATGGTTCTTGTCTAGCAGagataatgaaatgaaaggaCAAGTAATTTAACTTTCTGCTGTTGAagattcaaaatcaaaattatctcgaagagaaaaaatttagGGAAATCCAgacttaatttaaaattattgggAAATATGAAACAAACAATTATGGGCATTTTTAAACACATTACCGTTTTCCACTGCTCTGCAGATCGTGGCGGACCCAACGTATTCAGTTCTTTGGCAACTGTTTTCCAAAAACTCGATTTTATATGTTTACCATTGACGCCAACAAATTGCCCCACAGCCttaaaaaagttgttttgtATGAGCTGGACTAGCCTCTCTTTTTGGACTTCTGGGATTCTGACACTTTGCTGTAATTGTTTTCGGAATTAGTTTCTTTAAGTtcagtttttctattaccTAACCTTTGCAGCTTCTGCAGGCTTATTTGAGACTGGCGTCAAAACTTCTGTAACACTTCCTTGCAATTCTGTATCACGTAATTCGTTTACATCGGCAAACTCGTTTCCTTGTCCGAGAGTACGACTTCCGGatggaaaattttcactgGTTTGGCTACGCAGCGGTTGAGCGGTTGTATACGATGACGATACACGATTTTCCAATGAACGCTGAGACTGTACATGTGTATATTCAGAGCAGTCATGGAATTCATCGACTGTCTGATCTTCGATATCTTCCGTTTCCGGTAGAATTTGTTCTTCAATCACAGGCTCATTCATGTACGCCTCCAACTCTTCAGGTGATTCCATGACCAAAATCTTAGTCGAACCACCGACATCATCATTTTCTTGAACCAAATCGTAGTTGTCAAACAAATCGTTCAACTCGGCAAAGTTGTCGTCCAGGTACGTCTCGTTGGCTCCATTCATGTTATCCAAATCGTCTGCAGCATTGTCCTCTAGACTCGTAAGAATTTCGTCATTCTCAATGTTTTCGTCGAGATTCGACATCTGAGTGCTATCGAAGATATCCTCAATGGCATAATTATCAACAGGCGACATGTCGTAGATTTTAAAATCCAAATCAGATAAATTGTCTCGCGGGTGACCGCCATACTTTTTTATGACCTCCACCTTCTTGCGTATACGATTTTTCATGAAGTAGAAAGACTGAAAGATAAATGTAAGTTTGATGTACAGGTTGTAACAGAAGCAATACAAGTTGAAATTACATGTTTCCATTGATCCGCTTCCTTTGGAGGTCCCATAGTATTTAGTATGGAAGCGATTCTCTGCCAATTGATCATGTTGATTTCTTCAAAGTTAACACTAGAGCAATTTCCATGTAAACGAATAAAGAAGTTTTCAACCAAAGAAACCAAGTTCTTCTTCTGAATGCTCAATATTCGTGAACGACGTTTTGGTTGGGCTGTTGGTTTGTTTTTTATCGTAGACATTTTATCAACACGCACTGCACTTGCACCTTTTTCAATATAATCACATGCATAAATATTGAGGTTATGTTACGTTTACCGAGAAGTTTATTGAAATGTATACTAGATTAACTTCTTCACTGACAATAAACACATTCAATAATATGACGTAAAAATATCGCACACACCTTTGTTATTTGCGCTATTTAATTTGTGATGTGATCGATTGGGTATGATGATGTTGGAGTGATGTTCATTAATTTAGCATAATAAGGGAAATAACAAGAGTGAAACTCAGTTTTTCTCACCCTAATATTAATTCACCGACCATctaaattttcgtattttactTTTGACAGGCGGAAGGCATATTATCATTTGTAATCATTTGTTGTGTTATATATTTCGGTCGAATCAAGATGTTTTAGTTGTAACATTCGTGACATTTACAAGAAATctatattatttttgttgctaTATCGATAACAGAAGTCTAGTTTAAATGTTTTCTACATGCTTGCGGGTGTAAAATCGttcttttcatataatttttttttatataaaaatattgttttgactTAAGGCCTGCCCTCAAATTCCTGTCTGTCTGCTTCGTTGAAGTTAGTTTCGAATTatattatttaatattttcctcAAATGCTTTTGCTGAAAAATCAAGCCGCACAATGACATCTTTCAACGAAGTTAGCCGATTTAGAAACAAAGGTGGAAGATAGATTATTATAGACCGACCATTATACTAAGCAGGGTTCCTTAACGTTCCAAGTTAAGTTAAGTCCAAGTTTCACCATATTATGTAACGTTATAGTATTCTGAAACCgtagtttcaattttcaatttcgtttatttgcCCAGAATATCAATTACAatcatttacaatttacaaacGATAAGCCTTCCGATATGTAGTCTCCCCCTTACGGAAAATTTTCAGCGAGCGAGAACGTTATGCACAAAAAACTTAAGGATTGCTAAGGAAACCGTAGTTTTTAAATATCGTTACAGGTACAAATAACGTTACAGATGTTCGTTACGGGCGTAACGTTAAGAGTCGTAACTTTTAGTTTTTGGTTATGCCGGAACTCTGATACTAAGTAACATACAGTCTCTTTaatcttttgtttgaaacaaATTAGGTGTAAGAGGTAGGAATTTTAACTTAATAACTATTACAAGTCAAATTCGCAATATCTCGAGCAAGAGTTCATGCAATGCATACCAACACTTCTTACATTTTATCGGAACAAATGTTTCTTGAAATGTTTGACCACCTCATACGCAAACTAAACTCTTCGATTTTTAATATAAACACTGAACAATAAGTATCGAAATACTTTAAAGTGATCTCCAATCAAGTTCAACTTTTTAAAATGAGTGTTTACTTGCATAGGTGCAAGTTAgtattaaacaaattaaatatcgaaaatttgtttgagaGATCTCCAATCAATTTCAACTGTTCATGACCGGTATAAAAATAAAGGTTGGAGATTGaattgattcaatttattcatcTTTTGGTGCGTTCAACACTTAAATATCTAGattgtacaaaataaatacatacatacattagaaaaaaaaactcccaGCCTCATTATGGAATTGCATAGGTCGCATAACGTACTAGAATGTTTCATATGCGTACCAGCAGCAAGCTATAGCTTTGTCATTGCTGATATAGTGTTACAACTGCAACCTGATATAATTCTTACTGCTGTTATAACCGTCGAATAATTTTCCCCCAGCATAAGTAAgtatttaaacaattttctttgtttaataTTACGTATTATATAAGTAACTAGATTAAACGTGTTGTTGGAaagaatagaaaataaaagacACAAGTCACTGTAAAATCGTTCGTTTCCTTGTATTGAAGAAACAGTACCGTCGAAAAGTTGGAATCTTATATCATGACAATATTGTCTTGTGTAGTGCTGTCGAGTTCTTGTTAATTGTACGTTATTCACCTGTATCAGTGGCTGCAATCCCCCAGTTTTCGTAGAGGTTTACAAGAACATGACATCAAGGCTACGGTAGCATCTATAATAAAATAAAGCGAGAAATCACTCAGCGAAAGTTATGAAAACGAATTCTTTGTAGGGGAAATATTCGGTCGGTGAATAGATGcgatcacgacagagtaaagttaaccaggcaggagtgcTGATTCGACAatggacctgaataatctagtagccctatattttttgcgaataaaatttttcaatttatgtcagcgttcatttgagttcattttcatccagtgtattaggtcccttatttgacgtttcgaaaatgaaccgctcctgcctggtttattttactctgccgtgatgtGATGCCCGAGCTAACTATCTATCtgttccatttttttgttttatttctctCGGATCGcatgtgaaaattttgtacaTCACATTGAGAACCACTCCACACCTATACCTATACCACTGTGCCTATACCTTGAGAATAATGTTTTtacaacgcaggcgagaaaatagtaattttctcCCCTACGCTctaatttgtttgaatttgttgtgaaaaacgttgtgtttggaaaaaaaaagttggatcCGAAGGCGAATAATGCCATTGTAGATTATTTACATACGATGGAAAGCATCGAGTGTTCCCCTGATATGTCAATACTGACACTGTTTTATTACATAAGCCAAAAAGAGAAGACGTAGAGGAAGGATAAATTCCAGtgtcaatttcaaataatgtCTGCTTATAAGTGCTAGGACAACGACAACAAGTTGCACAAGGAAAAAGAGTTGCAGAAAGAATTGCACgcaaaaagagttgcacgccgaaaaaaagagttgtacgcgaaaaaaaagagtttgcAACAGAGTTGCACGAGgtaaaagagttgcaaatacAGTGCGGTCCCCCTCGGTCTTTAGAAGGGCTGAAagttagaaaatttttctacaattGGTATAAAACGAACTAC is a window from the Bradysia coprophila strain Holo2 unplaced genomic scaffold, BU_Bcop_v1 contig_94, whole genome shotgun sequence genome containing:
- the LOC119085163 gene encoding putative nuclease HARBI1, with amino-acid sequence MLSLAAIEYHRNKVFMKDTRRYLRDTLDPFDMPDERFREMYRLPRCLALEFLDIIKANSKGNPCPDIPMSVQFCSVLNFYASGSYQRRVASDAFAMMSQSNVSKCIRGYSYVITTKLMDQFVQFPDNIEGVKRLHDELQQHADYPGAFAFVDGSLIALSAMSHLIEHAHVSRKSYHAINTQFVCDIRMRFLSVNARYPGSTHDSLIWRASLVNSTVRTMCNASGSDWRYFMLADNGYPLQPWLLKPYETPNTTAAKHYNKRHRQLRSLVERAIGLLKARFRCLLSERKLRYDTLMSGYIIYSCTVLHNFLIARNYSVNDIEPIFEDMVPDFEENFDGPDISYDELRRGIEVRNNVARYFTNNQQH